A genomic window from Vitis riparia cultivar Riparia Gloire de Montpellier isolate 1030 chromosome 18, EGFV_Vit.rip_1.0, whole genome shotgun sequence includes:
- the LOC117907702 gene encoding disease resistance protein RUN1-like isoform X2, which produces MASALNACFQMLLKLRAWLESLKRLDLNHCSNLETFLEIMEDMQELKDLDLRGTAIKELPSSVQHIKRLRSLDLSNCKDLETLPHTIYDLEFLEDLIAHGCPKLKKFPRNLGNLKGFRSLEKLDLSYCDGMEGAIFSDIGQFYKLRELHVSHYKLLQEIPELPSTLREIDAHDCTALETLFSPSSPLWSSFLKLLKSATQPLWSLNFCKINIPGSGGIPRWVLQIVLQQLSLGCGLIIGSGQLFFSLIIRAVSGFK; this is translated from the exons ATGGCATCCGCATTGAATGCATGTTTCCAGATGCTATTGAAGCTCAGGGCTTG GTTGGAGTCCCTTAAAAGACTCGATCTCAATCATTGCTCAAACCTGGAGACATTTCTGGAAATCATGGAGGACATGCAAGAGTTGAAAGACCTCGATTTACGTGGAACGGCTATAAAAGAGTTACCATCATCCGTTCAACATATAAAGCGTCTTAGATCTTTGGATTTGAGTAATTGCAAGGACCTTGAGACTCTTCCACACACCATTTATGATTTGGAATTTCTTGAAGATCTGATCGCCCATGGGTGTCCAAAACTGAAGAAGTTTCCTAGGAACTTGGGGAATCTGAAAGGCTTCCGCTCCTTAGAAAAACTGGATTTGAGTTATTGCGATGGGATGGAAGGAGCAATCTTCAGTGATATCGGTCAATTTTATAAGCTGAGAGAGCTTCATGTCAGCCACTACAAGTTGCTTCAAGAAATTCCGGAGCTTCCATCAACTTTACGAGAAATTGATGCTCATGATTGCACGGCCTTGGAAACTTTGTTTAGTCCATCAAGTCCACTCTGGTCTTCTTTCCTCAAATTGTTGAAATCAGCTACTCAGCCACTCTGGTCCTTAAACTTTT GTAAAATTAATATTCCAGGAAGTGGCGGAATTCCAAGGTGGGTATTACAAATAGTGTTACAACAACTATCCCTTGGATGTGGGCTCATCATCGGATCAGGGcaattattcttttctttaattatcaGGGCAGTGAGTGGCTTCAAATAA
- the LOC117907702 gene encoding acetyl-CoA acetyltransferase-like isoform X6: MYYGSFYLTRMYTTNSCFHSIGLKFKTIDGAATLVLGSGKKAVELRLQVIAKIAGYGDATQAPELFTTTPALAIPKVISNAGLKASQIDYYEINEAFAVVALANQKLLGLDPLADSSSIVGCGLGFELLGFQVTRGFGGFSALNVGMKIPPESAPKGFTGVLDRKGVENFSFLRRCASGYLLCAVYLEEAASISGNLLLQEEQVTERNMREI; the protein is encoded by the exons ATGTATTACGGAAGCTTTTATCTGACAAGGATGTATACAACCAATTCTTGCTTTCACTCGATTGggttaaaattcaaaacaat TGATGGTGCGGCTACACTAGTGCTAGGGAGCGGTAAGAAGGCAGTTGAGCTTAGACTCCAAGTGATTGCTAAGATTGCAGGATATGGTGATGCTACTCAG GCACCTGAGTTGTTTACAACTACCCCAGCCCTTGCAATACCAAAAGTTATTTCTAATGCTGGCCTGAAGGCTTCTCAAATTGATTACTATGAAATAAATGAGGCTTTCGCC GTTGTAGCTCTTGCCAATCAAAAGTTGCTTGGTCTTGATCCT CTGGCTGATTCTTCAAGCATTGTGGGATGCGGCttg GGTTTTGAATTGCTAGGGTTTCAAGTCACCAGAGGATTTGGAGGCTTTTCAG CCCTAAATGTAGGTATGAAAATTCCACCTGAGAGTGCCCCAAAAGGCTTTACTGGTGTTTTAGATAGGAAAG gtgttgaaaatttttcatttttgagaaGATGTGCTTCTGGGTATTTATTGTGTGCGGTTTATCTTGAAGAAGCTGCATCTATCAGTGGCAATTTGCTCTTACAGGAGGAGCAAGTTACAG AGCGGAATATGAGggaaatttga
- the LOC117907702 gene encoding acetyl-CoA acetyltransferase-like isoform X4: MYYGSFYLTRMYTTNSCFHSIGLKFKTIDGAATLVLGSGKKAVELRLQVIAKIAGYGDATQAPELFTTTPALAIPKVISNAGLKASQIDYYEINEAFAVVALANQKLLGLDPLADSSSIVGCGLGFELLGFQVTRGFGGFSALNVGMKIPPESAPKGFTGVLDRKGVENFSFLRRCASGYLLCAVYLEEAASISGNLLLQEEQVTEKRMKKKNSRYSY, translated from the exons ATGTATTACGGAAGCTTTTATCTGACAAGGATGTATACAACCAATTCTTGCTTTCACTCGATTGggttaaaattcaaaacaat TGATGGTGCGGCTACACTAGTGCTAGGGAGCGGTAAGAAGGCAGTTGAGCTTAGACTCCAAGTGATTGCTAAGATTGCAGGATATGGTGATGCTACTCAG GCACCTGAGTTGTTTACAACTACCCCAGCCCTTGCAATACCAAAAGTTATTTCTAATGCTGGCCTGAAGGCTTCTCAAATTGATTACTATGAAATAAATGAGGCTTTCGCC GTTGTAGCTCTTGCCAATCAAAAGTTGCTTGGTCTTGATCCT CTGGCTGATTCTTCAAGCATTGTGGGATGCGGCttg GGTTTTGAATTGCTAGGGTTTCAAGTCACCAGAGGATTTGGAGGCTTTTCAG CCCTAAATGTAGGTATGAAAATTCCACCTGAGAGTGCCCCAAAAGGCTTTACTGGTGTTTTAGATAGGAAAG gtgttgaaaatttttcatttttgagaaGATGTGCTTCTGGGTATTTATTGTGTGCGGTTTATCTTGAAGAAGCTGCATCTATCAGTGGCAATTTGCTCTTACAGGAGGAGCAAGTTACAG AAAAGAGGATGAAAAAGAAGAACTCAAGatattcttattaa
- the LOC117907702 gene encoding uncharacterized protein LOC117907702 isoform X3 codes for MYYGSFYLTRMYTTNSCFHSIGLKFKTIDGAATLVLGSGKKAVELRLQVIAKIAGYGDATQAPELFTTTPALAIPKVISNAGLKASQIDYYEINEAFAVVALANQKLLGLDPLADSSSIVGCGLGFELLGFQVTRGFGGFSALNVGMKIPPESAPKGFTGVLDRKGVENFSFLRRCASGYLLCAVYLEEAASISGNLLLQEEQVTVHPNLSLHSYLLLS; via the exons ATGTATTACGGAAGCTTTTATCTGACAAGGATGTATACAACCAATTCTTGCTTTCACTCGATTGggttaaaattcaaaacaat TGATGGTGCGGCTACACTAGTGCTAGGGAGCGGTAAGAAGGCAGTTGAGCTTAGACTCCAAGTGATTGCTAAGATTGCAGGATATGGTGATGCTACTCAG GCACCTGAGTTGTTTACAACTACCCCAGCCCTTGCAATACCAAAAGTTATTTCTAATGCTGGCCTGAAGGCTTCTCAAATTGATTACTATGAAATAAATGAGGCTTTCGCC GTTGTAGCTCTTGCCAATCAAAAGTTGCTTGGTCTTGATCCT CTGGCTGATTCTTCAAGCATTGTGGGATGCGGCttg GGTTTTGAATTGCTAGGGTTTCAAGTCACCAGAGGATTTGGAGGCTTTTCAG CCCTAAATGTAGGTATGAAAATTCCACCTGAGAGTGCCCCAAAAGGCTTTACTGGTGTTTTAGATAGGAAAG gtgttgaaaatttttcatttttgagaaGATGTGCTTCTGGGTATTTATTGTGTGCGGTTTATCTTGAAGAAGCTGCATCTATCAGTGGCAATTTGCTCTTACAGGAGGAGCAAGTTACAG TTCATCCAAATCTCTCTCTCCATTCATATCTACTCTTGAGTTAA
- the LOC117907702 gene encoding acetyl-CoA acetyltransferase-like isoform X7, producing the protein MYYGSFYLTRMYTTNSCFHSIGLKFKTIDGAATLVLGSGKKAVELRLQVIAKIAGYGDATQAPELFTTTPALAIPKVISNAGLKASQIDYYEINEAFAVVALANQKLLGLDPLADSSSIVGCGLGFELLGFQVTRGFGGFSGVENFSFLRRCASGYLLCAVYLEEAASISGNLLLQEEQVTVHPNLSLHSYLLLS; encoded by the exons ATGTATTACGGAAGCTTTTATCTGACAAGGATGTATACAACCAATTCTTGCTTTCACTCGATTGggttaaaattcaaaacaat TGATGGTGCGGCTACACTAGTGCTAGGGAGCGGTAAGAAGGCAGTTGAGCTTAGACTCCAAGTGATTGCTAAGATTGCAGGATATGGTGATGCTACTCAG GCACCTGAGTTGTTTACAACTACCCCAGCCCTTGCAATACCAAAAGTTATTTCTAATGCTGGCCTGAAGGCTTCTCAAATTGATTACTATGAAATAAATGAGGCTTTCGCC GTTGTAGCTCTTGCCAATCAAAAGTTGCTTGGTCTTGATCCT CTGGCTGATTCTTCAAGCATTGTGGGATGCGGCttg GGTTTTGAATTGCTAGGGTTTCAAGTCACCAGAGGATTTGGAGGCTTTTCAG gtgttgaaaatttttcatttttgagaaGATGTGCTTCTGGGTATTTATTGTGTGCGGTTTATCTTGAAGAAGCTGCATCTATCAGTGGCAATTTGCTCTTACAGGAGGAGCAAGTTACAG TTCATCCAAATCTCTCTCTCCATTCATATCTACTCTTGAGTTAA
- the LOC117907702 gene encoding uncharacterized protein LOC117907702 isoform X5 produces MYYGSFYLTRMYTTNSCFHSIGLKFKTIDGAATLVLGSGKKAVELRLQVIAKIAGYGDATQAPELFTTTPALAIPKVISNAGLKASQIDYYEINEAFAVVALANQKLLGLDPLADSSSIVGCGLGFELLGFQVTRGFGGFSGMKIPPESAPKGFTGVLDRKGVENFSFLRRCASGYLLCAVYLEEAASISGNLLLQEEQVTVHPNLSLHSYLLLS; encoded by the exons ATGTATTACGGAAGCTTTTATCTGACAAGGATGTATACAACCAATTCTTGCTTTCACTCGATTGggttaaaattcaaaacaat TGATGGTGCGGCTACACTAGTGCTAGGGAGCGGTAAGAAGGCAGTTGAGCTTAGACTCCAAGTGATTGCTAAGATTGCAGGATATGGTGATGCTACTCAG GCACCTGAGTTGTTTACAACTACCCCAGCCCTTGCAATACCAAAAGTTATTTCTAATGCTGGCCTGAAGGCTTCTCAAATTGATTACTATGAAATAAATGAGGCTTTCGCC GTTGTAGCTCTTGCCAATCAAAAGTTGCTTGGTCTTGATCCT CTGGCTGATTCTTCAAGCATTGTGGGATGCGGCttg GGTTTTGAATTGCTAGGGTTTCAAGTCACCAGAGGATTTGGAGGCTTTTCAG GTATGAAAATTCCACCTGAGAGTGCCCCAAAAGGCTTTACTGGTGTTTTAGATAGGAAAG gtgttgaaaatttttcatttttgagaaGATGTGCTTCTGGGTATTTATTGTGTGCGGTTTATCTTGAAGAAGCTGCATCTATCAGTGGCAATTTGCTCTTACAGGAGGAGCAAGTTACAG TTCATCCAAATCTCTCTCTCCATTCATATCTACTCTTGAGTTAA
- the LOC117907702 gene encoding uncharacterized protein LOC117907702 isoform X8, with the protein MYYGSFYLTRMYTTNSCFHSIGLKFKTIDGAATLVLGSGKKAVELRLQVIAKIAGYGDATQVVALANQKLLGLDPLADSSSIVGCGLGFELLGFQVTRGFGGFSALNVGMKIPPESAPKGFTGVLDRKGVENFSFLRRCASGYLLCAVYLEEAASISGNLLLQEEQVTVHPNLSLHSYLLLS; encoded by the exons ATGTATTACGGAAGCTTTTATCTGACAAGGATGTATACAACCAATTCTTGCTTTCACTCGATTGggttaaaattcaaaacaat TGATGGTGCGGCTACACTAGTGCTAGGGAGCGGTAAGAAGGCAGTTGAGCTTAGACTCCAAGTGATTGCTAAGATTGCAGGATATGGTGATGCTACTCAG GTTGTAGCTCTTGCCAATCAAAAGTTGCTTGGTCTTGATCCT CTGGCTGATTCTTCAAGCATTGTGGGATGCGGCttg GGTTTTGAATTGCTAGGGTTTCAAGTCACCAGAGGATTTGGAGGCTTTTCAG CCCTAAATGTAGGTATGAAAATTCCACCTGAGAGTGCCCCAAAAGGCTTTACTGGTGTTTTAGATAGGAAAG gtgttgaaaatttttcatttttgagaaGATGTGCTTCTGGGTATTTATTGTGTGCGGTTTATCTTGAAGAAGCTGCATCTATCAGTGGCAATTTGCTCTTACAGGAGGAGCAAGTTACAG TTCATCCAAATCTCTCTCTCCATTCATATCTACTCTTGAGTTAA
- the LOC117907702 gene encoding disease resistance protein RPV1-like isoform X1 encodes MIYMENLKRLDLSFTGIEELPSSIGRLKALQHLDLSSCESLRSLSESICNLSSLETLILARCSNLKGFPEIKDDMENLKRLDLSFTGIEELPSSIGRLKALKHLNLKCCAELVSLPNSICNLSSLKTLDVQECPKLERVEVKLVGSLHLTCWIIKQRVIWRHAVVEGEVLNPHVSSLSSLVESCTRDDRGIGGDYFRLYALEVFSVGNFSPIQRRILSDILRQSSLKIVSLRNCNLMEEGILSGFWNLSSLENLSLSNCSLTEGELLNHICHLSSLKNLSLDGNHFSSIPANIIQLSKLRSLHLNHCQKLLQIPKLPQSLRFLDAHGCPCLETLSSPSSSLGLSLFKCFESAIEEYEPRFLFPNGVKILMPGNNGIPEWISHKKKGSEIVVELPENWWEDNNFLGFALCSVFEFNEVLIRCVLTFHHFYLSESEVGGLLGCSLRCCYNGGESNGVLVAFYPKVGIKNEVWSNEWRHMKASFHGNREKVEECGLHLIYKTNILNRDSNATNHWPRLLSEIQISMLRGSLDDAENPHNKKSRLL; translated from the exons ATGATATATATGGAAAATCTAAAAAGGCTTGATTTGAGTTTTACAGGTATAGAAGAGCTTCCATCCTCAATTGGACGTCTAAAGGCTCTTCAACACCTAGATTTGTCTAGTTGCGAAAGCCTAAGGAGTCTTTCGGAGAGCATTTGTAATTTGAGCTCTCTTGAAACTCTCATCTTGGCGAGGTGTTCAAATTTAAAGGGCTTTCCAGAAATCAAAGATGATATGGAAAATCTAAAAAG GCTTGATTTGAGTTTTACAGGTATAGAAGAGCTTCCATCCTCAATTGGACGTCTAAAGGCTCTTAAACActtgaatttgaaatgttgTGCAGAGCTTGTGAGTCTTCCGAATAGCATTTGCAATTTGAGCTCTCTTAAAACACTTGATGTCCAAGAATGTCCAAAACTGGAGAGAGTGGAGGTGAAGCTAGTGGGATCTTTGCATCTAACTTGTTGGATTATAAAGCAAAGAGTAATCTGGCGGCACGCCGTAGTGGAAGGAGAGGTCCTTAACCCTCATGTTTCCTCCCTGTCATCACTGGTAGAATCATGTACAAGAGACGACAGAGGCATCGGCGGTGATTATTTCCGCCTATATGCACTGGAAGTATTTTCCGTAGGTAACTTCAGCCCAATTCAAAGAAGAATCCTCAGTGATATTTTGCGCCAATCTTCATTGAAAATTGTATCTCTTCGTAACTGCAATCTAATGGAAGAAGGAATCCTTAGTGGTTTTTGGAACCTATCTTCACTGGAAAATTTATCTCTAAGTAACTGCAGTCTAACGGAAGGAGAGCTCCTCAATCATATTTGCCACCTTTCATCATTGAAAAACTTATCTCTGGATGGGAACCATTTTAGTAGCATACCTGCCAACATCATTCAGCTTTCTAAACTGAGAAGCCTCCACTTGAATCACTGCCAGAAGCTTCTACAAATTCCAAAGCTTCCCCAAAGTTTACGATTTCTTGATGCCCATGGTTGTCCTTGCCTGGAAACTTTATCAAGTCCTTCAAGTTCACTTGGTTTATCCTTGTTCAAGTGCTTCGAATCAGCAATTGAG GAGTATGAGCCCAGGTTCCTTTTCCCGAACGGAGTCAAAATTTTAATGCCTGGAAATAATGGAATTCCGGAGTGGATAAGCCATAAGAAAAAAGGATCTGAAATAGTAGTAGAGCTTCCTGAGAATTGGTGGGAGGATAACAACTTTTTGGGATTTGCCTTATGCTCTGTTTTTGAATTCAATGAAGTTCTTATTCGTTGTGTATTGACCTTCCATCATTTTTACTTATCTGAATCCGAGGTCGGGGGTCTACTCGGGTGTAGCCTTAGATGTTGCTATAATGGTGGTGAATCAAATGGAGTCTTGGTGGCATTTTATCCTAAGGTTGGTATTAAGAATGAGGTTTGGTCGAATGAATGGAGACATATGAAGGCTTCATTTCATGGTAACCGAGAGAAAGTGGAAGAGTGTGGGCTTCATCTTATATATAAAACCAACATCTTGAACAGAGATTCCAATGCCACCAACCATTGGCCTCGGTTATTGAGTGAAATACAGATTTCAATGTTAAGGGGAAGTCTTGATGATGCAGAGAACCCACACAACAAAAAATCAAGACTTCTCTAG
- the LOC117906912 gene encoding disease resistance protein RPV1-like, whose protein sequence is MASISTLQASSSSSNPHTYDVFLSFRGEDTRKTFTGHLYANLVANGIHTFRDDEELEKGGDIASDLSKAIEESKIFVIIFSKRYADSKWCLNELVKIIDCKTEKGSVVLPVFYHVEPTDVRKQGGSFKDAFLEHAKDADQEKEKTIETWKNALMTAANLSGFHHLQNQSEADFIQSICEDIITKLNRKPLHVGDNIVGMDFHLEQLKSLIKTELDEVHMVGIYGTGGIGKTTISMAIYNDISSQFDGSSFLENVGGQREDGLLKLQKRLLQDTLKCNHRNKPEFNSIREGINVIKQRLRLKRVLIVLDDVDDYMQLENLAGKYGWYGAKSIIIITTKDKHLLELHEVNEIYEVQKLNHEKSVELFNWWAFKQNTPIPKFESLSDSIVKYADGLPIALKVLGRFLFKKSTEEWESELQKLQEMPDITVYNVLKVSYDKLDGRQQGVFLDIACFFRGEDKNFVSRILGSGAKVVIKVLEDRCLITISENKLDMHDLLQQMGQEVVRQEGLKESHKYPQEPGKRSRLWDPKDVESVLTGNTGTKAIEGLFVGVSISNQIQFSANFFAKMKSLRLLKVYHMQDGLDYFEVDLPEEFEIPSSELRYLHFERYRLQCLPRNFHAKNLVELDLIHSSIKQLWKENEILDKLKVINLSYSKDLVEIPDFSSVPNLEILILKGCTRLHSLPRNFHKLERLRSLSCGGCSKLKSFPEIKGNMNELRVLNLRRTAIIEVPSSIGHLKALQHLDLSNCKSLRSLSESICKLSSLETLILKGYRKASILNWTSKGSSTPRFVFLRKPKKSFGEHL, encoded by the exons ATGGCTTCTATCAGCACCCTACAAGCGTCATCTTCCTCTTCTAATCCTCATACTTATGATGTGTTCTTAAGTTTTAGAGGTGAAGATACCCGCAAGACTTTCACTGGTCATCTTTATGCTAATTTGGTTGCAAATGGAATTCACACCTTCAGAGATGATGAGGAACTTGAGAAAGGAGGAGACATCGCATCAGATCTCTCAAAAGCCATCGAAGAATCAaagatttttgttattattttctcaaaacgcTATGCTGACTCCAAGTGGTGTTTGAATGAACTCGTAAAGATCATTGACTGTAAGACAGAAAAGGGATCTGTGGTTTTGCCGGTTTTCTACCATGTGGAGCCAACAGATGTACGAAAACAAGGAGGAAGTTTTAAAGATGCATTTTTGGAGCACGCAAAAGATGCAGATCAAGAGAAGGAGAAGACAATAGAAACGTGGAAGAATGCCTTGATGACAGCAGCCAACCTATCTGGATTTCATCATCTGCAGAATCA ATCTGAGGCAGactttattcaaagtatttgtGAAGATATCATTACAAAATTGAACCGTAAGCCTTTACATGTGGGTGACAACATAGTTGGAATGGACTTTCATTTGGAGCAATTAAAATCACTTATAAAAACTGAGTTGGATGAGGTTCACATGGTTGGAATCTATGGAACTGGTGGAATCGGTAAAACTACCATTTCTATGGCTATTTATAATGATATTTCATCTCAATTTGATGGTAGTAGCTTTCTTGAAAATGTTGGGGGGCAACGTGAAGATGGTTTACTTAAATTACAAAAGAGACTTCTTCAAGATACCTTAAAGTGTAATCACCGTAATAAGCCAGAATTCAACAGTATTAGGGAAGGAATCAATGTGATAAAGCAGAGGCTTCGATTGAAAAGAGTCCTTATTGTTCTCGATGATGTGGACGACTACATGCAATTAGAAAACTTGGCCGGAAAATATGGTTGGTATGGTGCAAAAAGTATAATCATCATAACAACTAAAGATAAACATTTGTTAGAACTACATGAAGTAAATGAAATTTATGAGGTGCAAAAATTGAATCATGAAAAATCTGTTGAACTTTTTAATTGGTGGGCCTTTAAGCAAAATACTCCCATACCCAAATTTGAAAGCCTTTCAGATAGCATAGTAAAGTATGCTGATGGCCTTCCAATAGCACTTAAAGTTTTGGGTCGCTTTCTCTTTAAGAAGTCAACAGAGGAATGGGAAAGTGAATTGCAGAAACTACAAGAAATGCCTGACATAACAGTCTACAATGTGCTTAAAGTAAGTTATGATAAATTGGATGGTAGACAACAAGGTGTATTCTTGGATATTGCATGTTTTTTTAGAGGAGAagacaaaaattttgtttcaagaaTATTAGGAAGTGGTGCAAAGGTTGTAATAAAAGTTCTAGAAGATAGATGTCTCATTACTATTTCAGAAAACAAGTTAGATATGCATGATTTATTACAACAAATGGGTCAGGAAGTTGTTCGTCAAGAAGGTCTTAAAGAGTCTCACAAATATCCTCAAGAGCCTGGAAAAAGGAGTAGACTTTGGGATCCTAAAGATGTTGAGAGCGTGTTAACAGGAAATACG ggGACTAAAGCAATTGAAGGACTATTTGTAGGAGTTTCTATATCAAACCAAATACAATTTTCTGCAAATTTTTTCGCGAAGATGAAAAGTCTTAGATTGCTCAAAGTCTATCATATGCAGGATGGTTTGGATTATTTTGAGGTGGACCTTCCCGAGGAGTTTGAAATTCCTTCCTCTGAGTTAAGATATCTCCATTTTGAGAGATACCGTTTACAATGCTTACCAAGGAATTTTCATGCAAAGAATCTTGTAGAACTTGATTTAATCCATAGCAGCATAAAGCAACTTTGGAAAGAGAATGag attCTTGACAAGTTGAAAGTCATCAACCTTAGTTATTCAAAGGATCTCGTTGAAATCCCGGACTTTTCGAGTGTACCAAATTTGGAGATTCTAATTCTCAAAG GGTGCACAAGACTTCATAGTCTTCCAAGGAATTTTCATAAATTGGAACGTCTTCGAAGTCTCTCTTGCGGGGGCTGTTCAAAGCTGAAGAGTTTTCCGGAAATCAAGGGAAATATGAACGAACTAAGAGTGCTTAATTTAAGAAGAACGGCTATTATAGAAGTACCATCATCAATTGGACATCTAAAGGCTCTTCAACACCTAGATTTGTCTAATTGCAAAAGCCTAAGAAGTCTTTCAGAGAGCATTTGTAAGTTGAGCTCTCTTGAAACTCTCATCTTGAAGGG GTATAGAAAAGCTTCCATCCTCAATTGGACATCTAAAGGCTCTTCAACACCTAGATTTGTGTTTTTGCGAAAGCCTAAGAAGTCTTTCGGAGAGCATTTGTAA
- the LOC117905845 gene encoding uncharacterized protein LOC117905845 translates to MKHGLLKPRCTPTVSNETKAQAPLESHPNYDGHAARPPVARGGKDPSHTAPPGSISRRLNDMLSTPFSSRIIKYEPPRGFIVPKFSTYDGSSNPFDHLMHYRQLMTLDIGNDMLLCKVFPASLQGHALSWFHQLLANSIDNFQGLSEVFVGQYLCSVRHKQNISTLQIIKIQGNETLREFVKRFGQAVLQVESYSMDAILQIFKRSICPGTPFFEFLAKKPPTSMDDLFRHASKYSMLEDDVRAATQQVLVAGQAARSEATRSFKAPNHPGSSNRGQDDRRPPLIRTPLTISYEKLLPIIRDLPGFKWPEPLRPNPSERNRNKRCDYHKDHGHTTETCRNLYYMVEDLLKARHLKQHVRIVPKGEGSSHGRGPRAPAAPVRAVINYIHGGHSGPGPFRL, encoded by the exons ATGAAGCATGGCCTATTGAAACCCCGGTGCACGCCCACCGTGTCCAACGAGACGAAAGCTCAGGCTCCACTCGAGTCTCATCCAAACTACGAT GGACATGCCGCCCGCCCCCCAGTGGCGCGAGGTGGTAAAGATCCCTCGCACACAGCCCCTCCGGGCTCTATCAGCAGGCGTCTAaacgacatgctctccacgcctttcagCTCTCGTATCATTAAATATGAACCCCCGCGAGGGTTCATCGTCCCGAAATTCTCCACTTATGATGGATCCAGCAATCCCTTTGATCACCTAATGCATTATCGGCAGCTCATGACTCTTGACATAGGGAATGATATGCTGTTATGCAAAGTTTTCCCAGCCAGCCTACAAGGCCACGCTCTTTCGTGGTTTCACCAACTGCTCGCGAACTCGATTGACAATTTTCAGGGTCTGTCCGAGGTCTTCGTGGGACAGTACTTATGCTCAGTCAGGCATAAGCAAAATATCAGCACCTTGCAGATCATCAAAATACAAGGAAATGAAACTCTGAGAGAATTCGTGAAGCGTTTCGGACAAGCTGTCCTACAAGTCGAATCGTACAGCATGGATGCAATCCTCCAAATTTTCAAACGGAGCATATGCCCAGGGACCCCCTTCTTCGAGTTCCTCGCCAAAAAACCTCCTACATCCATGGACGATTTATTTCGGCATGCGAGTAAATACTCTATGCTAGAGGATGACGTCCGAGCCGCTACACAACAGGTCCTGGTAGCTGGCCAAGCCGCGAGAAGCGAAGCCACCAGAAGCTTCAAAGCACCCAACCATCCCGGGTCATCCAATAGGGGGCAAGATGATCGACGCCCGCCACTCATTCGGACACCTCTCACCATATCGTACGAAAAACTGCTTCCTATAATCCGCGATCTGCCCGGCTTCAAATGGCCAGAACCATTAAGACCGAACCCCTCAGAAAGGAATCGCAACAAAAGATGTGATTACCATAAAGATCATGGGCACACCACTGAAACGTGTAGAAACCTTTATTACATGGTGGAGGATCTCTTAAAGGCGAGACACTTGAAGCAGCACGTCCGAATAGTGCCTAAAGGTGAAGGATCTTCCCATGGTCGAGGCCCACGCGCCCCAGCGGCTCCTGTTAGGGCAGTAATCAACTACATACACGGAGGCCACTCTGGTCCTGGCCCATTCCGGTTGTGA